In the Euphorbia lathyris chromosome 5, ddEupLath1.1, whole genome shotgun sequence genome, one interval contains:
- the LOC136231281 gene encoding uncharacterized protein isoform X1, which yields MVNLFLSEPNWKDKRGGDTDFVEQWISLLGQLESVMWSLMTSGGRSEARLWLCSAIAGINSLTSRHQRDLFVKLLKYKPINRSLASQLVEMIFQKRPSKAGSIIAKRSYVLEKFFQGNTMRIMQWFSNFASGGGLDHKKGAKALSQFAFVNRDICWEELEWKGKHGQSPAMVATKPHYFLDLDVRRTVENFIENVPEFWSSNEFADSLRDGDILFIDRKYFVEFFVRLMYEEDARDVWEVINEFFMEEPFSSLCKHLLITLDEQELCVALELLGRFLSPRVESMDFGTSSFWLEFVVSTFSDSKSIDELLLVNAVINQGRQLLRLIHDEESQEEEGKFKDIVLQICKVSGGANILAPMLSECFKTKSLKAIKLLGLQSWVIHYMLSKESHNSESWELLFSSNGISFRKCEKYELLRHVELSEEDESESDNNASIRRKHGKKKKSRKRRRTSNRDSDDFYDSELVDFESNSHLGFQSKAGSWLLSTDEFSSSWTSNVVQADLPEHLSKFCFSTWMKWAFTK from the exons ATGGTTAACCTGTTCCTCTCGGAGCCTAATTGGAAAGATAAACGAGGCGGAGATACTGATTTTGTCGAGCAATGGATATCGCTTTTGGGCCAATTGGAATCCGTTATGTGGTCATTAATGACTTCTGGCGGTCGATCAGAAGCTCGTCTATGGCTCTGCAGTGCGATTGCAGGCATTAATTCCTTAACTTCTCGCCACCAGAGAGACCTGTTTGTGAAATTATTGAAATATAAACCTATAAATCGAAGTTTAGCATCCCAGCTCGTGGAAATGATATTTCAGAAGAGACCGAGTAAAGCAGGATCTATAATAGCCAAGAGAAGTTATGTACTTGAGAAATTCTTTCAAG GAAACACTATGCGTATAATGCAATGGTTTTCCAACTTTGCTAGTGGTGGTGGATTAGACCATAAAAAGGGTGCCAAAGCATTATCTCAATTTGCCTTTGTGAATCGTGATATATGTTGGGAGGAACTTGAGTGGAAGGGAAAACATGGACAATCACCTGCAATGGTTGCAACGAAACCTCATTACTTTCTTGATTTGGATGTCCGACGAACAGTTgagaattttattgaaaatgTTCCTGAATTTTGGTCGTCCAATGAGTTTGCTGATTCCTTGAGAGACGGCGATATTTTATTCATTGATCGAAAATACTTTGTTGAGTTTTTTGTTCGCTTAATGTACGAGGAGGATGCAAGAGATGTATGGGAAGTCATAAATGAGTTTTTTATGGAGGAACCTTTTTCCTCTTTGTGCAAACATCTTCTCATTACTCTTGACGAGCAGGAATTATGTGTTGCTCTTGAATTATTAGGcagatttttaagcccgagagTGGAATCAATGGACTTTGGCACCTCATCTTTTTGGCTTGAATTTGTGGTTTCTACTTTCAGTGATTCTAAATCTATTGATGAACTACTTCTAGTGAATGCAGTCATCAATCAAGGTAGACAGCTTCTGCGCCTCATTCATGACGAAGAGTCGCAAGAGGAAGAAGGAAAATTCAAGGATATTGTATTGCAAATCTGCAAAGTCTCAGGTGGTGCCAATATCTTGGCCCCCATGCTTAGCGAGTGCTTCAAAACGAAATCCCTAAAAGCAATTAAACTCCTAGGGCTTCAGTCTTGGGTTATTCATTACATGTTATCAAAGGAATCCCATAATTCAGAGTCCTGGGAATTATTGTTTTCAAGCAATGGTATAAGTTTCCGAAAATGTGAGAAATATGAACTGCTACGTCATGTTGAACTGTCGGAAGAAGACGAGTCGGAATCAGACAATAATGCCTCGATTAGAAGAAAGCAcgggaagaaaaagaaaagtagAAAGAGAAGGAGGACATCAAATCGTGATTCTGATGATTTCTATGACAGTGAGCTAGTAGATTTTGAATCAAATAGCCATTTGGGGTTCCAATCTAAGGCTGGCAGTTGGTTACTTTCTACAGACGAGTTTTCATCATCATGGACTAGT AATGTTGTGCAGGCGGATTTGCCTGAACACCTCTCGAAGTTTTGCTTTTCTACCTGGATGAAGTGGGCATTTACAAAGTGA
- the LOC136229309 gene encoding ribonuclease 2 — protein MASLSAHLLLALLLFITPSFSPIQDVTARSGQREFDYFKLAMQWPGTYCRRTRHCCSSNACCHGSNAPSLFTIHGLWPDYNDGTWPACCTQSNFDEKEISTLSDALHKYWPSLSCGSPSTCHGTKGSFWAHEWEKHGTCSSPVFQDEYSYFLTTLNVYFKYNVTKVLIEAGYVPSNTEKYPLGGIVSAIENAFHATPELACSRGQVEELYICFYKDFKPRDCANRSTIQDLYSKSSCPKYVSLPEYASLGLDGSQTELGIAGSEAL, from the exons ATGGCTTCTCTCTCTGCCCACCTTCTGCTAGCTCTCCTACTCTTCATAACGCCGTCGTTTTCGCCCATCCAGGACGTTACTGCAAGGTCTGGACAGAGAGAGTTCGATTATTTTAAGTTGGCTATGCAATGGCCAGGTACTTACTGCCGACGAACTCGCCATTGTTGTTCCTCTAATGCTTGCTGCCACGG ATCAAATGCTCCAAGTTTATTCACCATTC ATGGGCTGTGGCCTGACTATAATGATGGAACTTGGCCTGCCTGTTGTACACAATCCAATTTTGATGAAAAAGAG ATATCAACTCTGAGTGATGCTCTCCATAAATATTGGCCATCTTTAAGTTGCGGTTCACCATCAACATGTCATGGTACAAAAGGATCATTTTGGGCACATGAG TGGG AGAAGCATGGGACTTGCTCCTCTCCAGTTTTTCAAGATGAATACAGTTATTTTTTAACTACACTCAATGTATACTTCAAGTACAATGTCACG AAAGTACTGATTGAAGCGGGATATGTTCCGTCAAATACTGAAAAATACCCTCTTGGGGGCATTGTCTCTGCCATTGAGAATGCTTTCCACGCAACCCCTGAACTGGCTTGCTCAAGAGGTCAAGTAGAGGAGCTTTATATATGCTTCTATAAGGATTTCAAG CCTCGGGATTGTGCAAATCGGTCAACAATTCAAGATCTTTATTCTAAAAGCTCTTGTCCAAAGTATGTTAGCCTCCCAGAATATGCTTCATTGG GCCTTGATGGCTCTCAAACCGAGTTGGGCATAGCTGGTAGTGAAGCTCTCTGA
- the LOC136231281 gene encoding uncharacterized protein isoform X2, with protein sequence MVNLFLSEPNWKDKRGGDTDFVEQWISLLGQLESVMWSLMTSGGRSEARLWLCSAIAGINSLTSRHQRDLFVKLLKYKPINRSLASQLVEMIFQKRPSKAGSIIAKRSYVLEKFFQGNTMRIMQWFSNFASGGGLDHKKGAKALSQFAFVNRDICWEELEWKGKHGQSPAMVATKPHYFLDLDVRRTVENFIENVPEFWSSNEFADSLRDGDILFIDRKYFVEFFVRLMYEEDARDVWEVINEFFMEEPFSSLCKHLLITLDEQELCVALELLGRFLSPRVESMDFGTSSFWLEFVVSTFSDSKSIDELLLVNAVINQGRQLLRLIHDEESQEEEGKFKDIVLQICKVSGGANILAPMLSECFKTKSLKAIKLLGLQSWVIHYMLSKESHNSESWELLFSSNGISFRKCEKYELLRHVELSEEDESESDNNASIRRKHGKKKKSRKRRRTSNRDSDDFYDSELVDFESNSHLGFQSKAGSWLLSTDEFSSSWTSADLPEHLSKFCFSTWMKWAFTK encoded by the exons ATGGTTAACCTGTTCCTCTCGGAGCCTAATTGGAAAGATAAACGAGGCGGAGATACTGATTTTGTCGAGCAATGGATATCGCTTTTGGGCCAATTGGAATCCGTTATGTGGTCATTAATGACTTCTGGCGGTCGATCAGAAGCTCGTCTATGGCTCTGCAGTGCGATTGCAGGCATTAATTCCTTAACTTCTCGCCACCAGAGAGACCTGTTTGTGAAATTATTGAAATATAAACCTATAAATCGAAGTTTAGCATCCCAGCTCGTGGAAATGATATTTCAGAAGAGACCGAGTAAAGCAGGATCTATAATAGCCAAGAGAAGTTATGTACTTGAGAAATTCTTTCAAG GAAACACTATGCGTATAATGCAATGGTTTTCCAACTTTGCTAGTGGTGGTGGATTAGACCATAAAAAGGGTGCCAAAGCATTATCTCAATTTGCCTTTGTGAATCGTGATATATGTTGGGAGGAACTTGAGTGGAAGGGAAAACATGGACAATCACCTGCAATGGTTGCAACGAAACCTCATTACTTTCTTGATTTGGATGTCCGACGAACAGTTgagaattttattgaaaatgTTCCTGAATTTTGGTCGTCCAATGAGTTTGCTGATTCCTTGAGAGACGGCGATATTTTATTCATTGATCGAAAATACTTTGTTGAGTTTTTTGTTCGCTTAATGTACGAGGAGGATGCAAGAGATGTATGGGAAGTCATAAATGAGTTTTTTATGGAGGAACCTTTTTCCTCTTTGTGCAAACATCTTCTCATTACTCTTGACGAGCAGGAATTATGTGTTGCTCTTGAATTATTAGGcagatttttaagcccgagagTGGAATCAATGGACTTTGGCACCTCATCTTTTTGGCTTGAATTTGTGGTTTCTACTTTCAGTGATTCTAAATCTATTGATGAACTACTTCTAGTGAATGCAGTCATCAATCAAGGTAGACAGCTTCTGCGCCTCATTCATGACGAAGAGTCGCAAGAGGAAGAAGGAAAATTCAAGGATATTGTATTGCAAATCTGCAAAGTCTCAGGTGGTGCCAATATCTTGGCCCCCATGCTTAGCGAGTGCTTCAAAACGAAATCCCTAAAAGCAATTAAACTCCTAGGGCTTCAGTCTTGGGTTATTCATTACATGTTATCAAAGGAATCCCATAATTCAGAGTCCTGGGAATTATTGTTTTCAAGCAATGGTATAAGTTTCCGAAAATGTGAGAAATATGAACTGCTACGTCATGTTGAACTGTCGGAAGAAGACGAGTCGGAATCAGACAATAATGCCTCGATTAGAAGAAAGCAcgggaagaaaaagaaaagtagAAAGAGAAGGAGGACATCAAATCGTGATTCTGATGATTTCTATGACAGTGAGCTAGTAGATTTTGAATCAAATAGCCATTTGGGGTTCCAATCTAAGGCTGGCAGTTGGTTACTTTCTACAGACGAGTTTTCATCATCATGGACTAGT GCGGATTTGCCTGAACACCTCTCGAAGTTTTGCTTTTCTACCTGGATGAAGTGGGCATTTACAAAGTGA